The window AGTCAGATATTGCTATTAAAGAAGATCAGGGAATCTTTAGCAGGGCGTGTATCTATCTATGAGTTATGGCCGCTGCTGATGAGTGAGATCCACACGGAAGAAAACTATACCGGCCGGGTAAAATATCGGCTTATTGACAGGATACTTACGGAGACGACCTTTACAAAGATACTAAAGGGTATCCCTTCAGTACTCCTCGATAAGGAGGACAGCAGGGTCCGTGCTGCAGAAGAGTATCTGCTCAGATGGGGCGGGATGCCTGCTTTGCTTCCACTTTCAGATGTCGAGCGATGGAAGTGGTTGAAAGATTATGAATACACATATCTTGAGAGAGACATGTCAGATTTGGCACGACTGGATGATCTTGAACCTTTTACGAAATTTCAACGTCTTGCCGCGCTTCGTTCCGGAAAGTTATTGAACTACTCTGAACTTGCCAGGGATGCGTCAGTAAGTGTGGATACGGCGCGCAGATATCTGGAGTACCTCAGGTTGTCTTATCAGGTGCTGTTACTTCAACCGTATTATGAAAATATTACAAGCTCAGTAATTAAAACACCAAAGCTTTACTGGCTGGATATAGGATTGCTAAGGCACCTGAGCGGTCAGAGGAG is drawn from Nitrospirota bacterium and contains these coding sequences:
- a CDS encoding DUF4143 domain-containing protein; the encoded protein is SQILLLKKIRESLAGRVSIYELWPLLMSEIHTEENYTGRVKYRLIDRILTETTFTKILKGIPSVLLDKEDSRVRAAEEYLLRWGGMPALLPLSDVERWKWLKDYEYTYLERDMSDLARLDDLEPFTKFQRLAALRSGKLLNYSELARDASVSVDTARRYLEYLRLSYQVLLLQPYYENITSSVIKTPKLYWLDIGLLRHLSGQRSELSEDIYETMVVNELFKWIKTTQRDVEIFFYRTRSGLELDLLLSTENGFIGIEIKGRKTIIPADIRPMKEVAAALQRKWLGGLLIYSGDEITKLSDPDIWAVPSRRIFTD